One window of the Trifolium pratense cultivar HEN17-A07 linkage group LG2, ARS_RC_1.1, whole genome shotgun sequence genome contains the following:
- the LOC123905996 gene encoding chalcone synthase 2-like encodes MVSVSEIRKAQRAEGPATILAIGTANPPNKVDQSTYPDFYFKITNSEHKVELKEKFQRMCDKSMIKSRYMYLTEEILKENPSLCEYMAPSLDARQDMVVVEVPRLGKEAAVKAIKEWGQPKSKITHLIFCTTSGVDMPGADYQLTKLLGLRPYVKRYMMYQQGCFAGGTVLRLAKDLAENNKGARVLVVCSEVTAVTFRGPSDTHLDSLVGQALFGDGAAALIVGSDPVPEIEKPIFEMVWTAQTIAPDSEGAIDGHLREAGLTFHLLKDVPGIVSKNIDKALVEAFQPLGISDYNSIFWIAHPGGPAILDQVEQKLALKPEKMRATREVLSEYGNMSSACVLFILDEMRKKSAQNGLKTTGEGLDWGVLFGFGPGLTIETVVLHSVAI; translated from the exons ATGGTTAGTGTGTCTGAAATTCGTAAGGCTCAAAGGGCTGAAGGCCCTGCTACCATTTTGGCCATTGGTACTGCTAATCCACCTAACAAGGTTGATCAGAGTACATATCCTGATTTTTACTTCAAAATCACAAACAGTGAGCATAAGGTTGAACTCAAAGAGAAATTCCAGCGCATGT GTGATAAATCTATGATCAAGAGTAGATACATGTATCTAACAGAAgagattttgaaagaaaatcctaGTCTTTGTGAATACATGGCACCTTCATTGGATGCTAGGCAAGACATGGTTGTGGTAGAGGTACCTAGACTAGGGAAGGAGGCTGCAGTGAAAGCTATTAAAGAATGGGGTCAACCAAAGTCAAAGATTACTCACTTAATCTTTTGCACCACAAGTGGTGTTGACATGCCTGGTGCCGATTACCAACTCACAAAACTCTTAGGTCTTCGCCCGTATGTAAAAAGGTATATGATGTACCAACAAGGTTGTTTTGCAGGAGGCACGGTGCTTCGTTTGGCTAAAGATTTGGCTGAGAACAACAAGGGTGCTCGTGTGCTTGTTGTTTGTTCTGAAGTCACCGCTGTCACATTTCGCGGCCCTAGTGACACTCACTTGGACAGTCTTGTTGGACAAGCAttatttggagatggagctgcTGCACTTATCGTTGGTTCTGATCCAGTGCCAGAAATTGAGAAGCCTATATTTGAGATGGTTTGGACCGCACAAACAATTGCTCCAGACAGTGAAGGTGCCATTGATGGTCACCTTCGTGAAGCTGGGCTAACATTTCATCTTCTTAAAGATGTTCCTGGGATTGTCTCAAAGAACATTGATAAGGCATTGGTTGAGGCTTTTCAACCGTTAGGCATTTCTGATTACAACTCAATCTTTTGGATTGCACACCCGGGTGGACCTGCAATCCTAGATCAAGTAGAACAAAAGTTAGCATTGAAGCCTGAAAAGATGAGGGCCACTAGGGAAGTTCTAAGTGAATATGGTAACATGTCAAGTGCATGTGTATTGTTCATCTTAGATGAGATGCGGAAGAAATCAGCTCAAAATGGACTCAAAACCACAGGAGAAGGACTTGACTGGGGTGTGTTGTTCGGCTTTGGACCTGGACTTACCATTGAGACTGTTGTTTTGCACAGTGTGGCCATATAA